The genomic DNA tccatatatttatatattcgtaattccattattttacttagatttgtgtgtattgtttgtattgttgtgacattgttggatattatttgttagattttactgcactgttggagctagaaacacaagcatttcgctacacccgcaataacatctgctaaacacgtgtatgtgagcaatacgatttgatttggagagtttctcccattcttctctgcagatcctctcaagctctattagggttggatggggagtgttgctgcacagctattttcaggtctctccagagatgttcaagtgtCAAGCTTGTGggtgtcaagcttatggacatgtggcagcagtgtgtaggagggaggttcctaggtgtgagaagtgtgccgaagggcatgagacaaaggattgtgtagcattggggaaagtagtggtatgtgttaattgtaggtgtacccatggggctggggatcagaaatgtcccgtgcgagagaggcaggttgaggtttccagggttagagtagtgcagaagttgtcatatgctgaggcagtgaagaaagtagaggaagatgggtcaagagGTTGGGATCCTGAGAGGAATGGTGTGACTAgaagatctgtaccagtacagagggataaaccaaaaagtgatatatgtttcagtatgATTGGATTTTTAACATTTATagccatggttatcaactgtactgcagggatggaacgtaagttgcagaaaattgaggttgtggtggtgctgcagagaggtacttgggtgtgcgagacttgacatcagaagagtttcagggtgtgttaagtggtggtgtctcatcctttcaggttgttggcctgaggtaggactaaatagatttaaatagtggggttattttatttttttgtgYGTATTGttatggtagggtatttgtttatttatttttcaagcaaagtataagggagttgtactccagtctagtaggtggcagtAACGCAACATACTGGATGCCAACCgctgttaaacctcatcgaagaagacaCTGCTTCACACACGCCATAACGGATTGACATAGGAAGGATATCCCTTGCTAATTCTGTGGAGGGAAAACAAAGCAGATGTTACTAGCACTGCGTCTGAAACTCATGAAAAAAATTGATGAGTGTGCCGCCCAAGTATTAAGATTAAAAAGGAGATAAACGGTAAGCGGTTTTGTACTAAATTGTATGCTTGAAGTGCAGTGTCGATATTCCGAAAAATCTGTTCGCTTTCATATAATACAATCGCACATATCTTTCAAGGTAACGTTAGTTAGGTGTATGTAGCCTAGCGCGTTAGCCAACTTGCTTTTTCCTTATTTTATATAAAGCTATTTTCATAGTTAACTATATAACGTTATTTCCAGCTAAGTAGGTGAGCCCATTATATTGCCCCTTTAGCTTGTAGCGCTAGTATATTAGCTAGCAtggtttgctagctagccagttagcttggtcAACAGGCGTGTttgtagttagctaactagctattttGCTCGTTGGACCGAGCTCATATTCACGACTACATAGAAAGGTGACAGTTACCTCGGTGTTCCTCCAGATGTTTGTATACCTGCCTCCAAATCATTGAGATATCATGGAGGAAGAACAGGACTTTACACTGAGCGGTCCAAATGCTGCCAGGCTTGATGCTGATTTGAGTGAGTATGGATTTATCAGTCGCATTTATCTAGCTAAAGACAAACTACATGTGCAATTGCGGCCTGCAAATCGGTGCAGTACTGCATATGCAGGAATCCCTCTTTGTACTTCTATTGGTCKATTTTTAAACTAGGACAGGCGGGGGCGTTCCATGAAAGTAGGTGGCGTTAATGCGCTATAAAGTTGAATGCCAGCCGGCTATAAACCCCGCAGAAGAAGGGGCGGGGCCGACATGCAGGAAAACCCCTAATTGCGGGCTGCAGTTGCACAATATTGCCTTTTTTAAGAGTTTAATGTACAACGTCATGATGCATATagtttaagtagtattttaaattAATCCAATTATTGTAACTAATCCTCAAAGCAtgtgaagtattttttttttacaagtctTATAGGCTCCAGTTAATAACTGATAACATACTTAACTATATTAAGATGATAGTTCGCTCCAAAATCAAAATGTGTCAGCCTGTTTAAAACCTCAATAGTGGTCCATCAAGTTTGTAGCTCAAGCCGTTCTTCAAACAAATAGGAAAGGTTTGTGCTGGATAGACCACAGATGGAGTGGGACGTGGACTCCTCTTGACATTAGACCACCTTTGAGATCACTTATTGAATCTTCTGAACAGCATTCAAAACGGCACTGTTTGTTGTAGCCTATCCAGCACTGTGTCAAAGCTAGCTAATGAGACCCTCTTCTGATTGGTTGTCATGCTTTGTTTAACTGATAATTAGCTGTGAATGTGACGGCCAATTCTTCTTTGCTTAGTTTCCCTTGCTGATTTGAATGGGCTACCGGGATTTTatcatcaaattcatgaaaacacgGTTGTgagtgacttgtttcaggaaactaggcgtattaAAAtccgttttttggcagaaatgacTTCTGGAacttgtgaactttcatgtgccttaataagaaacttgtatgccatctgtaaatacaaatacaattgttaaattatgagccaagttggtttagccatggaaaaagaSaaccttcccgctagccatgattggctgagataatgattgggctggacatgccgagagatgagtttggttTGTTCTGCCATGTAGCTTCTGTCTATAACCATGaaatggtcagtatgtgtaggtaatcctttctaatatAGATTTTTTAAGATATCACATAATAGATCTGCATAAGTGttactctccactttctggaggaccacgttttgaaatcattggaattagagtatgatgctaaggaaatggagaaaattctgccgtttgattgcaaatatgaaGACGGAGTRGAAAAGAGAACGCACAGaaagctgttgtataaaacacgtCTCTGGATAacgtcttcaaactaagggcaaccatggcatccgtgacagagggtgaagcatccatccatgtatatggggtaaaatagtctagctagcaacaatttcagatattacatgtttctaattttgtcattcgttttcatttcaaattagtgtaatgttagctagctagctaatgttagctgactggctagctcagagccatttgcattgctagttatagcctgatgttagctagctaacattgaacctggttggttagctacctgcagattcatgcagggtaatgttatgagttgggattatggttcattgtttagctagctagctacatgtctaaacaaaagacttcactatgcaagtaactatttaaGTAGAATgttgatgtcactgcgacaactatcgatagacgtagctggaaaattcgctctggctatctactccgatttcagagcactcttgtctgagtgtgccagaacgcagaataactgatgaatttacgaacgctcaacacccgctcaaatatgaaatatattttgatttattttactacgtgattccatgagTTATTTKatagttttgatgtcgtcactattattctacaatgtagaaaataagaaaaataagaaaaaaccttgaaagagtaggtgttctaaaacatttgaccggtagtgtatataaggaatacctaggataggataaagtaatcctcctaaccccccccccctcccccttaaaagagttagatgcactattgtaaagtggttgttccactggatatcataaggtgaatgcaccaatttgtaagtcgctctggataagagcgtctgctaaatgacttaaatgtaaatgtaatgtgtttgTGGATTAATTTACTTCTACCAGATGCCATTTTATGAAGTTTTTGTGCATTTAGGCCACTGCGCTACGTTTTTGCTCATTTAAAGATCCGTTCAAAAAAAGTACTAAAGTTGAACAATTACAGGGCTGAGGGGGCAGTCACTACTTCCTGGTTACTTTCAGTGTATTCTCATGAAGTTCAGCTTTGCAGAACACTGATAAATGCAGTCCAAATCGCCCACCCCTATGTCTTACGATCTTTGATTTTGGAGTGAACTACCACTTTAAAGAACTATCTTTTAGAATCTGTATTTTATTACTTTCTGTTCTAATATAAATCAAAATTTCTTTCAGGGGATGACAACTTCGGTAAGCTTGCTGCAGACTACTTTggatctcagactggggaaaCATTGAATCTAAATGAAAAACCGTGTAAAAACAGACTTCTGATCCAAGTGGGACTTCTGAGAGAAGACAACCAACTCTCCTGGGAGGCAGTGGTAGACTGGCTTCAAAAGATTTTCCCAATGTATCAGTCTGCAGATTTCCGTTGTCTGATTGAAAGAGGCATTGCAACAACTTTAAGTTTGAGTGGAGATGCAAGACGAGCCTTCCTTGAGTCAAATGTTAACTTTGAATTCGTTGGCCCAATATGTGACAGCATTGGAGTTGGTAGAGTTGATCTTTTGGAAATGACAGATTTTTCTGAGCAAGCAGAGTCTATTGAGGTCACAAATGGTTTGATACTTGAGTTGAGTAACTTTGTCATCAGGGAGAAAATTGACCCCATTTTCTTGGTGTCTTGGTTACGTCAATTTGACCCAGAGTTCTGTAGTGATGGTAACATCCTGAAAGCTAGCAAAGTCCTTCAGGCAAAGCTAAAAAAATTCAGACTACATTACCGCAATTACCAAACAACCAGACATAGAAGAAATGCTCAGATGGAAACCTTCCTTCAAAGTCCATTTGAACTTGTTATAGACCCAACTGACGGAAAGAAATCAGGcaaaaaaggaagaaagaaaaaactTGATAAGCCAGTGGTGAAAGTCTTCAAAgaagaaaatgaaacatttgCCATAACACCAAACGCAGAGAGTGTATGGGAACCTTACTCTCAGGTGAAAGTGAAAGAAGAATACGATTCTCCAACTGAAGAAAGTCCTCATGCAATGAACCAAAACTCGCTCAGTTTGATAGAGAATCCTGATGCAAGCAAAGGAGAAGCCCTCACACTGCTTGACATCGCTATGCTCTCTGTCCAAAAACTGTCAAGTGTGTATGGTGGAAAAACTGATGCTTCCAAACAAGTTTCCCTTGATCTTCTCAAAAACCAGTACACACTAACATGTAAAGAAAATGTAGCAATGAAATTCTTTGAAGAGAAAGTTGCGTCTCTTAAAGATCAACATTCCATGGCATCACCCCTGCGTTTTCTACACTACAATGCCCATTTTCTTGTTGACATTCATGACGCAATTGAACAGCAGATGATGAGCTTCGAAAATGAGATCATGCAGTCTACTGGAGAAAAACTAGGCCGTGACAGGAACCCGAAATTCCGAAGATTTGTGAACTTCTCTGAAAGTTCTACGTCACGCTACATCCACATGGCCTGTGATGTCTTGAGTCCTCGTGCTGCATCAAAGCAAAACTACAGAAAACACTGGATAGCTTTCTGTGAAGAGAAGAACAATCCCTCCAAACTAACAGTCAACCGCTCAAACCGATTTAATAACTACTTTGAAGCAGCAGCGGGTCTCATTCACCATCATGGTGAGATTGCCCTTTTCTTTTCCGACCTGCTCTTACTGAACAACGATGAATGCCCCAATGTCATTCTGGAGAGTGTTACTGATGATGCCAATGATGATGTCATACAGTCACTTGTGTGCGTTCTCGCCATTGTCTACTGCAAAATCCTGGGGCCTTACTGGCAACTTCTGAAGAGCGGAGGAGAGTACTCACTTTTTAGCCAGTATATACTCTGCCTCTACCAAAAACTGCTTGAGTGGGCTAAGGATGCCTCAGCCCTCCTTGAGCCAGATACCATTGCAAATGTGTTTCTCCAGTTGCCTCTGCAAGAGAAGACCTTTGATGGGGTTTTTTCATACTTCACAACTGGCACGGGACACATCCATGTTGACCTAATAAGGGTCTGTCTGCAGAAGATGGTGAAAGTAATCGCGGCTGTCACTGAGGTCAATCTGAGTGATTTTTTGCCTGGAGGCGCACATTGTCACAACCCCCCTCTGGAAATTTCCACACAGCTGACAACCTGCACATTTTGCGTCTTGATGGCTGAATACCCCTTTGGTCATGCCTACCCATACAAAAGGAAGAGGCCAGATCGACTTACGAACCTTGCATCAAGTACATACGAAGAACCAGAGGGCCACTCTATTCCATCTGAAAGTGGTTCTCCTGCTGGTGCAACAAATGCAGAGAGGGAAACATCCGACGCTGTTCCAAGAGAAGAGTACTCTCCTCCTTCCAAGAAAAAGTCTCTTGACCAAAGCAAGACCCAGAAGAGGCCAGTAGGACGTCCGAGAAAATATCCTAGTTCAGTGACAAAGGACCAGCAAGACGAAGCAAACCGAAACACGGTCATTGCTGCTGTTGCAAGAAACGGAGGACCTTGCACCTGTGAGCAAGATGTTGACAGACTATTGGCCCGATTAGATGGGACAAGCCATGCTCAAAAGCGCGATGCAATCCGCTGTGAGATCAGTTACCAAAAACTGGTCCTGGACTCCAGAGACCCAAGCCTGAATCATATTGGTTTTTCACTCGCAGACATGATCTCTAAGCTGAAAAGTGTGTTGCCTGGCGATGTGTGTAGTTTGGAGGATGTCTCAGTCTCTGTACAAGAGAATGAGCACAATGAACAACAGAGCGAGCATGACACTATAACCCCTGCTGATGCTCAATCTAGTCAGAGTGTTGACTATGAAAGCAACAAAGGGGTTTTGGGAAAGGGTCAAAGAAGTATTGACTTGGGTGGAAACAAAAACATTGTTTCCTACCAGAGCTACAGAGGTAACTTTGATGAATTTCACTAGATATTGAAGGAAGTTAGCAACAAAACGGACACATGCGCAACTATGGGGAAAAGCAGATGGTTTTCTTAGACTGTTgataacatgtaaactatattttgtcttaTGTTTATTGAAAACCAAGTTTctcaatgagcacttgtctcgcAAATACATTAGTTagagttgttggttagctagctagcaaattttagccatattagcatatattagacatcagtcaaaacacctcaaaacaaggcATGGTATGGTATCAAGAACGAGATCAAACGAGCTTACAATTCACCACAtgacagtttcttgtcattgttgctagctatctggccatccagaaccatAACACACAGCCTTTTGAAGCGCCCACATCGTTTTCGTGAtgtcagctaacccgtctataGGAATGCTAGCTTTGCGCGAATCTTGTTCGTTGAGGCCAGCTTGATATGTCACCAATATTTGAGCAGAAGCAAGTAAAGCAACTTCCCTGCGTTTGACAGAGCGTATTGATTGCTGATGACTGTCGTTGCTCTTTGTAAATGGTACATGCCCAATACGTCACCCATACCAATTGTATTGGTTGGTCCTATATGCCCTTTGCCATTTTAGGCAGGGAAGTTAATTTWATTTTTTTGTGGGAAATGTTTGTTCAAGACATGTTTTGTACCATCATAAAATTGTATGTTTGATGTTTAATTTGAACAGACATTATCACGTGTGCTGCAACTCCTGTAAGTGACATGTTTTCTATCGCCCCCCCcccaattataaaaaataaataatcaataatcaatattTCTGTTCTGATTCCAATCAAATGTGATGTGAAATAGTTTTTGTATGATTTCACCTAGATTTATATTTTGTACCTGGAAAGAGAGGATGGAATGTAAACAATATAATAAAGGTTTGTATACTTTCCCTTTTTGTCACACTGTTAATTGATATACATGCACATATGGTcgggtccataattattggcacccttgataaagatgagcaaaaacatATTACATTAATTTTGTCTACCACACTATAACTTAATAGAATAGTTAACTCACACACACTACCAAGCTTATCTTGTTTGTGGTGCTGGGAGTTACTGCCCCAAAAATCaacattgtgtaaaaaaaaatatcaggcCACAACTTCCAGATGTAAGGTTTGCCAGTTTTACACTGAGATGCCATTTATCTTTTAAGCAACCTGTGATATATTAGACTATTTAAACGTATTGAATGAACATTTAAACATTCTTTTGAGGGTGCACAGTGGGTGTCTGTATTCAATTTGTTTTCCTCTTTATGTCACACTGGGTAATCTGCTGTTTGGATATTAACAAAGCACAACCTGCCACTGTTTTGGAAAaatgctgagggatggggctggagtaATGTAACCACACTCAAATTCATAGTGTGCTATGGATACAGACTGACCACGCATGAGATCAAAAGGATAGTTTTAGTCATGTTGAGGCTTTAGTGTTTGTTTAAAAttatattgtttacaaacaatggagtaaaacaagcttatcgTGGCTTCTGATTGGgtaggacagttgaactaaggtAATGAGGCATTAATATGTTaaattattcaagaatcaatgggtatcaTTCATTTAACTCAAATCGATGCACCAAATGCAGATTGCCACTTTTACTGAATCAACTCTCAGTTCTGAATATTATAA from Salvelinus sp. IW2-2015 linkage group LG31, ASM291031v2, whole genome shotgun sequence includes the following:
- the LOC111955719 gene encoding uncharacterized protein, whose amino-acid sequence is MEEEQDFTLSGPNAARLDADLRDDNFGKLAADYFGSQTGETLNLNEKPCKNRLLIQVGLLREDNQLSWEAVVDWLQKIFPMYQSADFRCLIERGIATTLSLSGDARRAFLESNVNFEFVGPICDSIGVGRVDLLEMTDFSEQAESIEVTNGLILELSNFVIREKIDPIFLVSWLRQFDPEFCSDGNILKASKVLQAKLKKFRLHYRNYQTTRHRRNAQMETFLQSPFELVIDPTDGKKSGKKGRKKKLDKPVVKVFKEENETFAITPNAESVWEPYSQVKVKEEYDSPTEESPHAMNQNSLSLIENPDASKGEALTLLDIAMLSVQKLSSVYGGKTDASKQVSLDLLKNQYTLTCKENVAMKFFEEKVASLKDQHSMASPLRFLHYNAHFLVDIHDAIEQQMMSFENEIMQSTGEKLGRDRNPKFRRFVNFSESSTSRYIHMACDVLSPRAASKQNYRKHWIAFCEEKNNPSKLTVNRSNRFNNYFEAAAGLIHHHGEIALFFSDLLLLNNDECPNVILESVTDDANDDVIQSLVCVLAIVYCKILGPYWQLLKSGGEYSLFSQYILCLYQKLLEWAKDASALLEPDTIANVFLQLPLQEKTFDGVFSYFTTGTGHIHVDLIRVCLQKMVKVIAAVTEVNLSDFLPGGAHCHNPPLEISTQLTTCTFCVLMAEYPFGHAYPYKRKRPDRLTNLASSTYEEPEGHSIPSESGSPAGATNAERETSDAVPREEYSPPSKKKSLDQSKTQKRPVGRPRKYPSSVTKDQQDEANRNTVIAAVARNGGPCTCEQDVDRLLARLDGTSHAQKRDAIRCEISYQKLVLDSRDPSLNHIGFSLADMISKLKSVLPGDVCSLEDVSVSVQENEHNEQQSEHDTITPADAQSSQSVDYESNKGVLGKGQRSIDLGGNKNIVSYQSYRGNFDEFH